One window of Sphingobacteriales bacterium genomic DNA carries:
- a CDS encoding S41 family peptidase, whose translation MTLKSRFLTLLLLLTVGIASVSFAYRNNSFEIAKNLELFASIFRELDAFYVDEISPQKFVRSGIEGMMRSLDPYTSFISEEEMGSYEVQTTGKYGGIGSLIRKSGDFVVIVEPYEDSPSVKSDLRAGDKIVKIDGVSAKGKTSDEVSKLLKGEAQTQVKLLIERPGETKPLEKTLTREEITIKNVPYFGMLDNTGIGYIKLTGFTDKCSNEVADALTELKKKHKAQSIILDLRDNPGGLLNEAIDVANLFVDKDIEIVSTKGRKREWDKSHKTTKQPIDSQIPIAILIDRGSASAAEIVSGALQDLDRAVILGDRSFGKGLVQSTRQMGYNSRIKLTTSKYYLPSGRGIQALDYSGGYSDKLEKVPDSLRTEYKTKNKRSVYDAGGVDPDLNIEMPKYANISNSLYNKNLIFDYASLYRTHNPQIPLPEEFEMNESDLNKFFDFLTDKQYDYTSNSEQLLKNLKETTNKEQYYDALKPEIDRLEAGINHDKQQDLQKHKEEIRQLLEYEIVSRYYLQKGYIIESLEDDIVLKKAVEILKNTDQYNAILGK comes from the coding sequence ATGACTCTCAAAAGCCGATTTCTTACCTTGCTGTTGTTACTTACTGTAGGAATTGCATCTGTCTCGTTTGCATACAGGAACAACTCATTCGAAATTGCAAAAAACCTCGAGCTTTTTGCTTCAATTTTTCGGGAGTTAGATGCTTTTTATGTGGATGAGATTTCTCCGCAAAAATTTGTCCGAAGTGGTATTGAAGGCATGATGCGCTCATTAGACCCCTACACCTCGTTTATTTCTGAAGAGGAAATGGGCAGTTATGAAGTACAAACAACAGGGAAATACGGGGGGATTGGTTCTCTTATTCGCAAATCTGGTGATTTTGTAGTTATAGTTGAGCCTTATGAAGATAGCCCATCGGTTAAAAGTGATTTGAGGGCAGGAGATAAAATTGTAAAAATTGATGGAGTTTCCGCAAAAGGAAAAACTTCTGACGAGGTGAGTAAACTTTTAAAAGGTGAGGCCCAAACTCAGGTCAAGTTGCTGATTGAGCGTCCGGGAGAAACCAAACCCCTTGAAAAAACACTGACCCGCGAAGAAATTACTATCAAGAATGTTCCTTATTTCGGAATGTTAGATAATACCGGCATCGGTTACATCAAGCTCACCGGTTTTACTGATAAGTGCAGCAATGAAGTAGCCGATGCTTTAACCGAACTTAAAAAAAAGCATAAAGCTCAATCCATTATCTTAGACCTTCGTGACAATCCGGGTGGATTGCTCAACGAAGCGATTGATGTTGCCAACTTGTTTGTAGATAAAGACATTGAAATTGTCAGTACCAAAGGTAGAAAACGCGAATGGGATAAAAGCCATAAGACAACAAAACAACCAATTGATAGCCAAATTCCAATCGCTATCCTGATTGACCGGGGATCTGCTTCTGCTGCAGAAATTGTCTCCGGTGCTTTACAGGATTTAGACCGGGCAGTGATTTTAGGAGATCGTAGTTTCGGAAAAGGGTTAGTTCAAAGCACCAGACAAATGGGATATAACAGCAGAATCAAGCTAACCACTTCTAAATACTATTTACCAAGCGGCAGAGGTATTCAAGCCTTGGATTATTCAGGCGGTTACAGCGATAAATTGGAAAAAGTGCCGGATTCTCTGAGGACAGAATACAAAACCAAAAATAAGAGATCTGTTTATGATGCAGGAGGTGTTGACCCGGACCTTAATATTGAAATGCCCAAATATGCTAATATCTCTAATAGTCTGTATAATAAAAACCTCATTTTTGACTACGCCAGTCTTTACCGCACTCATAACCCTCAAATCCCGTTACCTGAAGAGTTTGAGATGAATGAATCTGATCTCAATAAGTTTTTTGACTTTTTGACCGACAAGCAATATGACTATACCTCCAACAGTGAGCAATTGCTCAAAAATCTAAAGGAAACTACTAACAAAGAGCAGTATTATGATGCTCTAAAGCCGGAAATTGATCGTCTTGAAGCAGGTATAAATCACGATAAACAACAAGACCTGCAAAAACATAAAGAAGAAATCCGGCAATTACTTGAATACGAAATTGTTTCCAGATACTATTTGCAAAAAGGATATATTATTGAATCACTCGAAGACGATATAGTCCTGAAAAAAGCTGTTGAAATTCTTAAAAACACCGATCAATACAATGCTATTTTAGGTAAATAA
- a CDS encoding S41 family peptidase has translation MNTKFNFSIFALVIAFLGILTFSYSFFDNSKYFEVAKNMSLYADLYRELDENYVDKIEPASLMKKGIDSMLKTLDPYTNYITEAQIEGFRMQQTGAAGNIGADLMLRDNYVYIAAVSQNQPAHKAGLMAGDKITAINGTSAKDRNIEEVQKILQGQPGSELKLTYIRPGSVEETTVTVIREKEEGNSVSHFDLLDGHTAYVRHTTFTQNCSAEVAKAIEELKSKGEVKNIILDLRQNGGGLLNEAINMVNLFVPAGQLVVKTHGKTDEWKKDYKTRLEPLAPNTPVAILIDEKSASASEIVSGTLQDLDRGVIVGKQSFGKGLVQQTKDIGYNAKLKLTVSKYYIPSGRCVQAIDYSGRYFDGKSTVPDSLKTAFKTRNGRTVYDGSGVAPDLSVDKPAISNITKSLMDNYLIFDYATQYRQKHDSIAHPTKFRITDRDFEDFTRFLADKNYEYTTESEKILTNLLKSVNDEKYSESVLAVINGLKSKIKEEKQKDLIKFKSEITELLKLEIVSRYYFQKGKVQATLNDDEVVNKAIAVLNNTEQYNKILKGVK, from the coding sequence ATGAATACTAAATTTAACTTTTCAATCTTCGCACTCGTCATAGCTTTTTTGGGAATACTGACTTTTTCCTATTCTTTTTTTGACAACAGCAAGTATTTTGAAGTAGCTAAAAACATGAGTCTCTATGCTGATTTATATCGCGAGCTGGACGAAAACTATGTTGACAAAATAGAACCTGCAAGTTTGATGAAAAAAGGGATTGATTCAATGCTAAAAACGCTCGACCCTTATACTAATTATATCACAGAAGCTCAGATTGAAGGGTTCAGAATGCAACAAACTGGTGCTGCAGGTAATATAGGTGCCGATCTAATGCTTCGCGACAATTATGTATATATTGCTGCTGTCAGCCAAAATCAGCCGGCTCATAAAGCAGGGTTAATGGCAGGAGATAAAATAACTGCCATTAACGGAACTTCTGCAAAAGATCGCAACATAGAAGAAGTACAAAAAATTTTACAAGGACAACCCGGTTCTGAACTGAAATTAACTTACATTAGACCGGGCAGTGTGGAAGAAACAACCGTTACTGTTATTAGAGAAAAAGAAGAAGGTAACAGCGTTTCACATTTTGATTTGCTCGATGGTCATACCGCTTATGTAAGGCATACAACATTTACACAAAACTGTAGTGCTGAAGTTGCAAAAGCCATTGAGGAACTCAAATCGAAAGGAGAAGTTAAAAATATTATTCTCGACTTACGGCAAAATGGTGGAGGGTTATTGAACGAAGCCATCAATATGGTCAATTTGTTTGTACCGGCTGGGCAATTAGTCGTAAAAACACATGGGAAAACAGACGAATGGAAAAAAGATTATAAAACAAGATTAGAACCTCTTGCACCTAATACACCGGTAGCAATCCTTATTGATGAAAAGTCTGCCTCAGCGTCAGAAATTGTTTCCGGAACCCTGCAGGATTTAGACAGAGGAGTTATTGTCGGCAAACAAAGTTTTGGCAAAGGGCTTGTTCAACAAACTAAAGATATAGGATATAATGCCAAACTCAAATTGACAGTCTCAAAATATTATATTCCAAGTGGGCGTTGCGTGCAGGCAATTGACTATTCAGGTCGTTATTTTGATGGGAAATCAACTGTTCCCGATTCTTTGAAAACAGCTTTCAAAACACGCAATGGCAGAACGGTATATGACGGAAGCGGTGTTGCTCCTGATTTGTCTGTTGATAAACCTGCTATTTCTAACATCACTAAAAGTTTGATGGATAACTACCTGATTTTTGATTATGCTACCCAATACCGGCAAAAACACGACTCGATTGCACATCCCACGAAGTTTCGAATAACAGATCGGGATTTTGAAGATTTTACCCGGTTTTTGGCGGATAAAAATTATGAATATACAACTGAAAGCGAAAAAATTCTGACCAATTTGCTTAAAAGTGTAAATGATGAAAAATACAGCGAATCTGTTTTAGCAGTTATCAACGGTCTGAAATCTAAGATTAAGGAAGAAAAACAAAAAGATTTAATAAAGTTTAAGTCTGAAATTACCGAATTGCTTAAGTTAGAAATTGTTTCACGCTATTATTTCCAAAAAGGCAAAGTACAAGCCACTTTAAATGACGATGAAGTGGTCAATAAAGCAATTGCTGTTTTAAACAATACAGAACAGTATAACAAAATACTAAAGGGAGTAAAATAA
- a CDS encoding protease inhibitor I42 family protein produces MKTVFLFCCLVFILLIVNIACNTCKKSKSEPVNHGYQTDVSSKNELPDTALMSNLFTLEHTGQVAKLKVGDTLNLLLKSNPTTGYSWKIVQLDSLTLQNTGEKYIPYSTEPNITGSGGNQWYSFKTIKHGNTKISIVYKRPWEKQTTDLPSFELDLEIEP; encoded by the coding sequence ATGAAAACAGTTTTTTTATTCTGTTGCCTTGTTTTTATTCTACTGATTGTAAACATTGCTTGTAATACCTGTAAAAAGTCTAAGTCTGAACCGGTTAATCATGGATATCAAACAGATGTTTCCTCAAAAAACGAGTTACCTGATACCGCATTGATGTCAAATCTCTTTACACTTGAACATACCGGACAGGTAGCCAAACTAAAAGTTGGTGATACCCTCAATCTGCTATTGAAGTCAAATCCTACGACCGGTTATTCCTGGAAAATTGTTCAACTTGATTCCTTGACACTTCAAAATACAGGGGAAAAATATATTCCATATTCTACCGAACCTAATATTACAGGTAGTGGCGGCAATCAATGGTATTCTTTTAAGACAATTAAGCATGGAAATACCAAAATCAGTATCGTTTATAAACGACCATGGGAAAAACAGACCACTGATTTACCAAGTTTTGAGTTGGATTTAGAAATTGAACCTTAA
- a CDS encoding PD40 domain-containing protein — protein sequence MSVSAQSVNLKKANAFFEEGDYLRAIQEYKDILKKSNDIEAKKRLADSYRLLKQPDAAELWYAQVVSQPGVEPIYKYYYGIMLKANGKYDEAKTVFIEYSKLAPHDSRGLKQIEACEKSGFFLEDEGIYKISLVNINSKKADFAPSFYKNGIVFASEEYGKSRKIYKRKNAPFLDLFYAEQKGDNPALFSIPQALRGDINTVYHESSATFTNKNKTVLFTRNNYYNGKANFIDKSKIKLLNLQIFMSSLNENGEWGKSILLPFISQEYSLGHPTLSPDGKTLYFISDMPGSYGGTDIYSCTKNGDKWERPQNLGPSVNTEGNEMFPYISSDGILYFSSDGLPGLGGLDVFASRQLTNGNWAKPENLRYPINTNSDDFGFIFDSKREIGYFSSNRPGGQGDDDIYFISKGGGSVCKLNGTVRNKNTGQPLQGVVVRLINMNISKETTSDINGRFSFDLPVKSDFTLYASKDFFFTEVVHMTTRDRDCSKSDEKQLTLELPMSGIPFDPNTGLLNEPITIVAGGESSHPDLPLPKLKFIYYDLDQFFIRDDAKLELDKIVAFMKENPGVVIQLKAHTDSRGTKEYNQTLSSKRAQAAVDYIVSREIDRKRLTAIGLGETNPVNECIDGVTCSEEKHQLNRRTEFVITGYKIK from the coding sequence ATGAGCGTTTCAGCACAATCAGTCAATCTTAAAAAAGCCAATGCTTTTTTTGAAGAAGGCGATTACCTCAGAGCAATTCAAGAATATAAAGATATTTTAAAGAAAAGTAATGATATTGAAGCAAAAAAACGACTTGCTGATTCTTACAGGTTATTAAAACAACCTGATGCCGCAGAGTTGTGGTATGCACAAGTAGTATCTCAGCCAGGTGTGGAACCCATTTACAAATATTACTACGGCATCATGTTAAAGGCAAACGGTAAATATGACGAAGCAAAAACCGTTTTTATTGAATATTCTAAGTTAGCACCTCACGATTCTCGCGGATTAAAACAAATAGAAGCTTGCGAAAAATCGGGATTTTTTTTGGAAGACGAAGGTATTTACAAAATATCGTTGGTCAATATCAATTCAAAAAAAGCAGATTTTGCTCCCAGTTTTTATAAAAACGGAATTGTATTTGCCTCTGAAGAGTATGGCAAAAGCAGGAAGATTTACAAACGCAAGAATGCTCCTTTTTTAGATCTTTTTTATGCGGAGCAAAAGGGCGATAACCCTGCATTGTTTAGCATTCCTCAGGCATTAAGAGGAGACATCAATACAGTTTACCATGAAAGCAGCGCAACATTTACCAATAAAAACAAAACAGTTTTATTTACGAGAAATAACTATTACAACGGGAAAGCCAATTTTATAGATAAATCTAAAATAAAACTGCTTAACCTTCAAATATTTATGTCTTCCCTGAATGAAAATGGTGAATGGGGGAAATCAATACTTTTACCATTTATAAGTCAGGAATATTCTTTAGGCCATCCCACTTTAAGCCCTGACGGCAAGACCTTGTATTTTATATCGGATATGCCCGGAAGTTATGGAGGTACGGATATTTATAGCTGCACAAAAAACGGAGATAAATGGGAACGCCCTCAAAATCTGGGACCTTCGGTCAATACTGAAGGCAATGAAATGTTTCCATATATCAGTAGCGATGGAATATTATATTTTTCTTCTGACGGATTACCGGGATTAGGGGGATTAGATGTTTTTGCATCACGTCAACTTACTAATGGTAACTGGGCGAAACCTGAAAACCTCCGTTATCCGATTAATACTAATTCAGATGATTTTGGATTTATTTTTGATTCAAAACGTGAAATTGGATATTTTTCATCAAACCGTCCAGGTGGGCAAGGCGATGATGATATTTATTTTATTTCAAAAGGTGGCGGATCTGTTTGCAAACTGAATGGTACAGTTAGAAATAAAAATACTGGCCAGCCCTTACAAGGTGTTGTAGTTCGATTGATTAATATGAATATCAGCAAAGAAACCACTTCTGATATTAATGGAAGATTCTCTTTTGATCTTCCGGTAAAAAGCGATTTTACCCTCTATGCCTCCAAAGATTTCTTTTTTACAGAAGTCGTTCACATGACCACTCGTGATCGCGATTGTAGCAAGTCTGATGAAAAACAATTAACCCTTGAACTTCCCATGTCGGGCATACCTTTTGACCCCAATACAGGGCTTCTCAATGAGCCAATAACTATTGTTGCCGGAGGAGAAAGTTCACATCCCGATTTGCCTTTACCTAAACTGAAATTTATATACTATGATTTAGACCAGTTTTTTATCCGCGATGATGCTAAATTAGAATTGGATAAGATAGTTGCCTTTATGAAAGAAAATCCGGGGGTTGTCATTCAACTTAAAGCACATACCGATTCAAGAGGTACTAAAGAATACAACCAAACACTTTCTTCAAAACGGGCACAGGCTGCAGTTGATTATATTGTAAGCAGAGAGATTGATCGCAAGCGTTTAACCGCTATAGGGTTGGGTGAAACAAATCCGGTCAATGAATGTATTGATGGTGTAACTTGTTCTGAAGAAAAGCATCAGTTAAACCGCAGAACTGAGTTTGTAATTACAGGCTATAAAATTAAATAG
- a CDS encoding glutamate--tRNA ligase: MRPIRTRYAPSPTGFQHIGGIRTALYCYLFTRKNNGVFILRIEDTDQARFVPGAEEYIIDSLNWCGIICDEGVHVGGAYGPYRQSERKEKYQHFVHQLLSNGHAYYAFDTAEELEAMREKLKENESQGTQFNYNPVTRQSMRNSLTMPKDIVDELIANGTPYVIRFKVPENEWVEVTDLIRGVVKVHSHELDDKVLLKSDGMPTYHLANVVDDRLMEITHVIRGEEWLPSTPLHVLLYKAFGWLDLMPAFAHLPLMLKPDGKGKLSKRDAEKLGFTVFPLAYKHPLINESATGFREMGFMPEAFINLLALFGWHPENDQEIFSMDELIQAFSIERIGKSGAKFDFEKAKWFNQQYIKQTPDKILAEKIIPFAPEHLKTVPLDFLIEVCRLMKERVTFLSDFWMNGYFFFSHPETYDEKTISKKWTIRCAGCFTEISLRLSALSDFSAIEIEHAVKSTMQEHGLGMGDVLPVLRIMLAGIISGPPVFEMAALLGKDEMIARINLFTKKFTPVSS; this comes from the coding sequence ATGAGACCAATAAGAACACGATATGCTCCAAGTCCGACAGGATTTCAGCACATAGGAGGAATAAGAACGGCATTGTACTGCTATTTATTTACCCGCAAAAACAATGGTGTTTTCATTTTGCGAATAGAAGATACCGATCAGGCAAGATTTGTACCCGGTGCTGAAGAATACATCATTGATTCATTGAACTGGTGTGGAATAATTTGTGATGAAGGCGTTCATGTTGGAGGAGCTTATGGACCATACCGCCAATCGGAAAGGAAAGAAAAGTATCAACATTTTGTACATCAATTGCTGAGTAATGGTCACGCATATTATGCCTTTGACACTGCCGAAGAATTAGAGGCCATGCGTGAAAAGCTCAAAGAAAATGAATCACAAGGAACGCAATTCAATTACAATCCTGTTACGAGACAATCAATGCGCAACTCTTTGACAATGCCTAAAGATATTGTTGATGAGTTAATAGCAAATGGAACACCGTATGTCATCAGATTTAAAGTACCCGAAAATGAATGGGTTGAAGTTACCGATTTGATTCGTGGTGTGGTAAAAGTACATTCACACGAGCTGGATGACAAAGTTTTACTCAAATCAGACGGAATGCCAACTTATCATCTTGCAAATGTGGTAGATGACCGTTTGATGGAAATTACCCACGTTATCAGGGGTGAAGAATGGCTGCCTTCTACTCCGTTGCATGTATTATTATACAAGGCTTTTGGATGGTTGGATCTTATGCCTGCCTTTGCCCATTTACCTTTAATGCTTAAGCCTGACGGTAAGGGCAAATTGAGCAAAAGGGATGCGGAAAAGCTTGGTTTTACCGTTTTCCCGTTGGCTTACAAACATCCTTTAATCAACGAATCTGCAACCGGATTTCGTGAAATGGGATTTATGCCTGAGGCCTTTATAAACTTGTTGGCTTTGTTTGGCTGGCATCCGGAAAACGATCAGGAAATTTTCTCAATGGATGAACTAATTCAAGCTTTTTCTATTGAGCGCATAGGTAAATCAGGAGCAAAATTTGATTTTGAGAAAGCTAAATGGTTCAACCAGCAATATATAAAACAAACTCCAGATAAAATTTTGGCTGAAAAGATTATACCATTTGCACCTGAACATCTTAAAACGGTTCCGTTGGATTTTCTCATAGAAGTTTGCAGATTAATGAAAGAAAGGGTTACTTTTTTATCCGACTTCTGGATGAATGGCTATTTTTTCTTTTCACATCCCGAAACTTATGACGAAAAAACCATCTCAAAAAAGTGGACAATCCGTTGTGCCGGCTGTTTTACTGAAATCAGTTTGCGATTATCTGCTTTGTCTGATTTTTCAGCTATTGAAATTGAACATGCGGTAAAGTCAACTATGCAGGAACATGGTCTTGGCATGGGAGATGTTTTGCCTGTTTTAAGAATTATGTTAGCAGGTATAATTTCAGGACCTCCTGTTTTCGAGATGGCTGCATTATTAGGAAAAGATGAAATGATTGCGAGAATAAACTTGTTTACCAAAAAGTTTACCCCGGTTTCCAGTTGA